One stretch of Streptomyces peucetius DNA includes these proteins:
- a CDS encoding putative protein N(5)-glutamine methyltransferase — MSIPALDHSESAIVSRLRTGGCVFAEDEAQVIMSAAGDAAELEEMVERRVVGLPLEHVVGHAEFRGLRIEVDAEVFVPRRRTEALVREAARLAPARAVVVDLCCGSGALGVALAAALEEVELYAADVDPAAVRCARRNVVPAGGSVYEGDLFEPLPAGLKGGVDVLLSNVPYVPTTEIELLPAEARDYEARVALDGGVDGLEVLRRVVAEAAEWLAPGGILLFETSERQADEAVSAVTGAGLLARVATDDELDATVIIASRSDVP, encoded by the coding sequence ATGTCGATTCCCGCGCTGGACCACTCCGAATCCGCCATCGTCTCCCGACTCCGCACCGGCGGATGTGTGTTCGCGGAGGACGAGGCGCAGGTGATCATGTCGGCGGCCGGTGACGCCGCCGAACTCGAAGAAATGGTCGAGCGCCGGGTCGTCGGTCTGCCTCTCGAACACGTCGTCGGTCACGCGGAATTCCGCGGCCTGCGCATCGAGGTGGATGCCGAGGTCTTCGTACCCCGGCGGCGCACCGAGGCGCTCGTTCGGGAGGCCGCACGGCTCGCTCCGGCACGGGCGGTCGTCGTCGACCTCTGCTGCGGCTCCGGCGCACTGGGCGTCGCCCTCGCCGCCGCCCTGGAGGAGGTCGAGCTGTACGCCGCGGACGTCGACCCCGCCGCCGTCCGCTGCGCCCGGCGCAACGTCGTTCCGGCCGGGGGCTCGGTCTACGAGGGTGACCTCTTCGAGCCGCTGCCCGCCGGGCTGAAGGGCGGCGTGGACGTCCTGCTGTCCAACGTCCCGTACGTGCCCACCACGGAGATCGAGCTCCTTCCGGCCGAGGCCCGCGACTACGAGGCGCGGGTGGCTCTTGACGGCGGTGTGGACGGTCTCGAGGTCCTGCGGCGGGTTGTCGCCGAGGCGGCCGAGTGGCTGGCTCCGGGCGGCATCCTGCTGTTCGAGACGAGCGAGCGGCAGGCCGACGAGGCCGTTTCCGCCGTGACGGGTGCCGGTCTGCTCGCGCGGGTGGCCACCGACGACGAGCTGGACGCCACGGTGATCATCGCGAGCCGCTCCGACGTCCCCTGA
- a CDS encoding NAD(P)H-dependent oxidoreductase: MTHVPSWWRTWVPPLLGDTMCASPAIASITACTAVPHALLPRALLRRVCPAAASQVVFRTRSAWRSVHRPRHDHCADRSGPDAGPRRRPSGSRARCEGRQASHRGVPWAGAYLFSVPMYNNSVPSAFNAWIDQVFVVGRVLFGSPDQVPTRGRRAVVVASRRGGYGPGSPAAAWTTSRTA; the protein is encoded by the coding sequence ATGACTCATGTGCCCTCCTGGTGGAGGACGTGGGTTCCGCCGCTCCTCGGGGACACCATGTGCGCCTCGCCCGCCATCGCTTCGATCACCGCGTGCACTGCAGTGCCGCATGCACTGCTGCCGCGTGCACTGCTGCGTCGAGTCTGCCCGGCGGCGGCGTCGCAGGTGGTGTTCCGGACGCGGTCCGCGTGGCGGAGCGTCCACCGGCCCCGTCACGACCACTGCGCCGATCGCTCAGGTCCGGACGCGGGACCGCGACGCCGACCAAGCGGATCACGCGCCAGATGCGAGGGCCGGCAGGCTTCACATCGAGGAGTTCCATGGGCCGGCGCCTACCTGTTCAGCGTCCCGATGTACAACAACTCGGTGCCGTCCGCCTTCAATGCCTGGATCGACCAGGTCTTCGTCGTCGGCCGGGTCCTGTTCGGCTCCCCCGACCAGGTGCCAACGCGCGGCCGCCGCGCCGTGGTCGTCGCGAGCCGCCGCGGCGGCTACGGCCCCGGCAGCCCCGCGGCGGCATGGACCACGTCACGCACTGCCTGA
- a CDS encoding lycopene cyclase family protein has product MSHAGDATDVVIVGGGAAGLSLAHALTAPGAARPLSVALVDTPRPSLRPAERTWCFWQEGPGDFGDALVASWRRLRVHGRDGEVVEGELEKLRYRMLRSDGFEALVGSRLAALPHVRLVEATAETVRNVAHGAEALCVTAGGDRVTLRGRHLFDSRPARSLPPARSTLLQHFRGWFVRTSAPAFDDEVVELMDFRVPQPAHGLAFGYVLPLGPRDALVEYTQFSRTPLSRPQYEAALAQYTRDVLRLGRFDVRSVEAGVIPMTDARFARRIGPAVHRIGAVGGATRPATGYTFSAVQRQSRAVAAALRDGKEPRLPAPHGRRALAMDAVMLRALDTGRVNGPDFFTRLFRRTPAERVLRFLDGRTGLWEDVLLGLATPVGPMLRTAAELPFLPRKPFPLTREESTG; this is encoded by the coding sequence ATGAGTCATGCGGGCGACGCCACCGACGTCGTGATCGTCGGCGGCGGGGCGGCGGGGCTGTCGCTCGCGCACGCGCTGACCGCGCCCGGCGCCGCCCGCCCCCTCTCGGTGGCGCTGGTGGACACCCCGAGGCCGTCGCTGCGACCGGCGGAACGCACCTGGTGCTTCTGGCAGGAGGGCCCGGGCGACTTCGGCGACGCCCTGGTCGCCTCCTGGCGCCGGCTGCGCGTCCATGGCCGGGACGGCGAGGTGGTCGAGGGGGAGCTCGAGAAGCTGCGCTACCGGATGCTCCGCTCGGACGGCTTCGAAGCCCTGGTCGGCTCGCGACTGGCCGCCCTTCCTCATGTGCGGCTGGTGGAGGCGACAGCGGAGACGGTGCGCAACGTGGCCCACGGCGCGGAAGCCCTGTGCGTCACCGCCGGAGGGGACCGCGTCACACTGCGGGGCCGGCATCTGTTCGACTCCCGACCCGCCCGTTCGCTGCCGCCGGCCCGCAGCACCCTGCTGCAGCACTTCAGAGGCTGGTTCGTCCGTACCTCGGCCCCGGCCTTCGACGACGAGGTCGTGGAGCTGATGGACTTTCGGGTCCCTCAGCCCGCCCACGGGCTCGCCTTCGGATACGTCCTCCCGCTCGGCCCGCGGGACGCGCTCGTCGAGTACACCCAGTTCTCCAGGACCCCGCTGTCCCGCCCCCAGTACGAGGCGGCCCTCGCGCAGTACACCCGGGACGTCCTGCGCCTCGGGCGGTTCGACGTGCGTTCCGTCGAAGCGGGCGTCATCCCCATGACCGACGCGCGGTTCGCCCGCCGGATCGGCCCCGCCGTGCACCGCATCGGCGCAGTCGGGGGTGCCACCAGGCCGGCGACCGGCTACACCTTCTCCGCCGTCCAGAGGCAGAGCAGGGCCGTCGCCGCCGCGCTGCGCGACGGCAAGGAGCCCCGGCTGCCGGCGCCCCACGGGCGTCGCGCGCTGGCCATGGACGCCGTGATGCTGCGCGCCCTGGACACCGGGCGCGTCAACGGCCCCGACTTCTTCACCCGGTTGTTCCGGCGCACGCCCGCCGAACGGGTGCTGCGTTTCCTCGACGGCCGGACCGGGCTGTGGGAGGACGTGCTCCTCGGCCTCGCCACACCCGTGGGCCCCATGCTCCGTACCGCGGCGGAACTGCCCTTCCTGCCGCGGAAGCCCTTCCCCCTCACACGCGAAGAGAGCACCGGATGA
- a CDS encoding class I SAM-dependent methyltransferase, whose product MTLMRDADLAAAFDHAAPAYDRLVGLNAGYHRDLRRSARRLRLPDGGAGRHILDIGCGTGASTAALLRAAPLARVTAVDASAGMLERAAAKRWPAGVTFVHTPVERLAAAGVTGPFDAAFAGYLFRNVADPDAVLATVHSALRSGGRLAVHEYSLSGSAGHRALWSAVCRAVIIPAGTVTGDSGLYRHLHRSVLEFDTAPAFAARLSGAGFRDARALPVPGWQTGIVHTFLGRRAGSGEGRREAGPR is encoded by the coding sequence ATGACGCTGATGCGCGACGCGGACCTTGCAGCAGCCTTCGACCATGCCGCCCCGGCGTACGACCGGCTCGTCGGTCTCAACGCCGGGTACCACCGCGACCTCAGACGTTCCGCGCGGCGGCTCCGTCTGCCCGACGGCGGCGCGGGCCGGCACATCCTCGACATCGGCTGCGGCACGGGAGCCTCGACGGCCGCCCTACTGCGGGCCGCCCCGCTCGCCCGGGTCACCGCGGTCGACGCCTCCGCGGGCATGCTCGAACGGGCAGCCGCCAAACGCTGGCCCGCCGGCGTGACGTTCGTGCACACGCCGGTGGAACGGCTGGCCGCCGCCGGGGTCACGGGACCGTTCGACGCGGCCTTCGCCGGCTACCTCTTCCGTAACGTGGCGGACCCCGACGCCGTGCTGGCCACGGTCCACTCGGCTCTGCGCTCCGGCGGCAGACTGGCGGTGCACGAATACTCCCTGAGCGGGTCCGCCGGGCACCGGGCTCTCTGGTCGGCCGTGTGCCGGGCGGTCATCATCCCGGCCGGCACCGTCACCGGCGACAGCGGCCTCTACCGCCACCTCCACCGCAGCGTGCTGGAGTTCGACACCGCGCCCGCGTTCGCCGCCCGGCTCTCCGGCGCCGGATTCAGGGACGCCCGGGCGCTCCCGGTGCCCGGATGGCAGACCGGCATCGTCCACACGTTCCTGGGCCGTCGCGCCGGATCCGGCGAGGGCCGACGGGAAGCAGGGCCCCGATGA
- a CDS encoding FAD-dependent oxidoreductase codes for MSRLGARAGAAPRRGRDRKAQVVPAAPGLRRVHGPAPRAAVVGGGIAGLAAATALAERGVRVTLHERGSGLGGRLAGWRTELADGSRVTMSRGFHAFFRQYYNLRGLLRRADPSLSVLRPLPDYPLLHRTGLTDSFVHVPRTPPWSAVGFAALSPTFGWRDLAAMRPGAALPLFDVRVPDVYERFDAVSAHDFLEAVGFPPAAHHLAFQVFSRSFFSDPRELSAAELLLMFHIYFLGSSEGLLFDVPDDPFPQALWEPLGRYLERLGVDVRTGAPVDSVRPSGGTALSVDAGGTSTAYDAVVLALDVTGLQGLVEASPGLGDEAWRAAVAAQRTAPPFLVSRLWLDRPVDRSRPGFLGTSGFDGLDNVSVLDRWEGEAVRWARRTGGSVVELHGYAVDESADRHAVERRLLRQLHEVYPETAGARVVDARHEWRADCPLFPVKGYLSRPAVSTPHPALTMAGDLVRTDLPVALMERAATTGFLAANSLLRRWGAAGHPLWTVPRKGRSPVLRGMAARLADGS; via the coding sequence ATGAGCCGCCTCGGCGCTCGCGCCGGGGCGGCTCCGCGCCGGGGGCGGGACCGGAAGGCGCAGGTGGTGCCGGCGGCGCCGGGTCTGCGCCGGGTCCACGGACCGGCGCCGCGGGCCGCGGTCGTCGGAGGCGGCATCGCCGGCCTGGCAGCCGCGACGGCGCTGGCAGAAAGAGGCGTCAGGGTCACGCTCCACGAGCGCGGATCCGGCCTCGGCGGCCGTCTCGCCGGCTGGCGGACCGAGCTCGCGGACGGCAGCCGGGTGACCATGAGCCGCGGTTTCCACGCCTTCTTCCGCCAGTACTACAACCTGCGCGGTCTGCTCCGCCGTGCGGACCCCTCGCTCTCCGTCCTCCGTCCGCTGCCCGACTACCCCTTGCTCCATCGCACCGGGCTCACCGACAGCTTCGTCCATGTGCCCCGCACACCACCCTGGAGCGCGGTCGGGTTCGCGGCGCTCAGCCCGACCTTCGGTTGGCGGGACCTGGCGGCCATGCGGCCGGGGGCCGCCCTCCCGCTCTTCGACGTGCGCGTGCCCGATGTGTACGAGCGGTTCGACGCCGTGAGCGCCCACGACTTCCTCGAGGCGGTCGGCTTCCCCCCGGCGGCGCACCACCTCGCGTTCCAGGTGTTCTCCCGCAGCTTCTTCTCGGACCCGCGAGAACTGTCGGCGGCCGAACTGCTGCTGATGTTCCACATCTACTTCCTCGGCTCCTCGGAGGGGCTGCTCTTCGACGTGCCCGACGACCCTTTCCCGCAGGCGCTTTGGGAGCCGCTGGGCCGTTACCTCGAACGCCTGGGCGTGGACGTCCGGACCGGCGCACCCGTCGACTCCGTCCGGCCGTCGGGCGGCACGGCTCTGAGCGTCGACGCCGGCGGCACCTCCACCGCGTACGACGCCGTGGTCCTGGCCCTGGACGTGACGGGCCTGCAAGGTTTGGTCGAGGCGTCGCCGGGGCTGGGCGACGAGGCGTGGCGGGCGGCAGTCGCGGCCCAGCGGACCGCGCCGCCCTTCCTGGTGTCCCGGCTGTGGCTGGACCGCCCCGTGGACCGGTCCCGGCCCGGATTCCTCGGCACGAGCGGCTTCGACGGCCTCGACAACGTGAGCGTTCTGGACCGCTGGGAGGGGGAGGCGGTCCGCTGGGCGCGGCGCACCGGTGGCAGCGTCGTGGAACTGCACGGCTACGCCGTCGACGAGTCGGCCGACCGACACGCCGTCGAACGGAGGCTGCTGCGGCAGCTTCACGAGGTCTACCCGGAGACCGCCGGGGCCCGGGTCGTCGACGCCCGGCACGAATGGCGCGCGGACTGCCCGCTGTTCCCCGTCAAGGGCTACCTGTCCCGCCCGGCGGTGAGCACTCCCCACCCCGCTCTGACGATGGCCGGCGACCTGGTCCGCACCGACCTGCCGGTGGCGCTCATGGAGCGTGCCGCCACGACCGGGTTCCTCGCCGCCAACTCACTGCTGCGGCGCTGGGGCGCGGCCGGCCATCCGCTGTGGACGGTGCCCCGCAAGGGGCGTTCGCCGGTGCTGCGGGGCATGGCCGCCCGGCTCGCGGACGGCTCCTGA
- a CDS encoding Rieske (2Fe-2S) protein encodes MRERRGAPRYALPVRSRRRTRWEQQTPTWREARPSLIADALKRSAARPSGNWYVIGASRDIGGGRPFGRTVGGVEVVAWRTASGELRAGPGACPHLGAPLRDSRVVCGSLVCHWHGLSLDGRPFAGWDPLPAHDDGVLAWVRLDALGGEPPLDRPVVPPRPRDGAVDAVFTAVGRCEPEDVVANRLDPWHGSWLHPYSFVDLTVVGVPSSDADEDAFTVDVSFRLPGRLVVPVRAVFTAPEPRTVVMHIAEGEGATSVVETHATPLGPAPDGSPRTAVIEAVVAVSGRRGFAVARAAAPALRPLIRWVAGRLWRDDLAYAERRRLLRGTGRFPG; translated from the coding sequence ATGAGGGAGCGTCGGGGGGCGCCGCGGTACGCCCTGCCCGTACGGTCGCGGCGCCGGACCCGCTGGGAGCAGCAGACGCCGACATGGCGCGAGGCCAGGCCGTCGCTGATCGCGGACGCGCTGAAGCGCTCCGCGGCGCGGCCGTCGGGCAACTGGTACGTCATCGGCGCCTCGCGCGACATCGGCGGCGGACGCCCGTTCGGGCGGACGGTCGGCGGGGTGGAGGTCGTCGCCTGGCGCACCGCGTCGGGCGAGCTGAGGGCCGGACCGGGCGCCTGCCCGCACCTGGGCGCGCCACTGCGGGACAGCCGGGTCGTGTGCGGCAGCCTGGTCTGCCACTGGCACGGACTGTCCCTGGACGGGCGCCCGTTCGCCGGATGGGATCCGTTGCCCGCCCACGACGACGGTGTGCTCGCCTGGGTGCGCCTCGACGCACTCGGCGGGGAACCGCCGCTCGACCGGCCGGTGGTACCGCCGCGTCCCCGCGACGGAGCCGTGGACGCCGTGTTCACCGCCGTGGGCCGCTGCGAGCCGGAGGACGTGGTCGCCAACCGCCTGGACCCGTGGCACGGGTCCTGGCTGCACCCGTACTCCTTCGTGGACCTGACCGTCGTGGGGGTCCCTTCGAGCGACGCGGACGAGGACGCGTTCACCGTCGACGTGTCGTTCAGGCTCCCCGGGCGGCTGGTCGTTCCCGTGCGGGCGGTGTTCACCGCCCCGGAGCCGCGCACGGTCGTCATGCACATCGCCGAGGGCGAGGGCGCGACGTCCGTCGTGGAGACGCACGCCACGCCGCTGGGCCCCGCCCCGGACGGCAGTCCGCGCACGGCGGTGATCGAGGCCGTCGTCGCCGTCTCCGGTCGACGCGGGTTCGCCGTGGCACGGGCGGCGGCTCCCGCGCTCCGGCCGCTGATCCGGTGGGTGGCTGGGCGTCTGTGGCGCGACGACCTCGCGTACGCGGAACGGCGCCGGTTGCTGCGCGGCACGGGCCGTTTCCCGGGGTGA
- a CDS encoding phytoene/squalene synthase family protein — translation MTRRELDAARISDPELRAAYQHCRRLNARHGRTYFLATRLLPVHRRPAVHALYGFARWADDIVDDPACARTPEARDRQLARLESELASGLRTGRSSEPVVRAVADTARTYAIPHAHFADFMASMRDDLTVTDYATYEDLRSYMHGSAAVIGLQMMPVLGTVVPEEVAAPHAAALGVAFQLTNFLRDVGEDLDRGRVYLPADLLAAHGADRALLEWSRATGRPDPRIRAALEAAEDLTRSVYREARPGIDMLEPRARPCIRTAYTLYGGILDAIADDGYAVVQRRSVVPHRRRAAVALGGLARILTARLRPQPRRSPEHPLTSGPAHRSPSNGPRR, via the coding sequence ATGACACGACGTGAACTCGACGCGGCGCGGATCTCGGACCCGGAGCTGCGAGCGGCGTACCAGCACTGCAGGCGGCTCAACGCCCGGCACGGCAGGACGTACTTCCTCGCGACCCGACTGCTGCCGGTCCACCGGCGCCCTGCCGTCCACGCGCTGTACGGCTTCGCGCGCTGGGCCGACGACATCGTGGACGATCCGGCCTGCGCCCGCACGCCCGAAGCACGTGACCGGCAGCTCGCGCGGCTGGAGAGCGAACTCGCTTCCGGGCTGCGGACCGGCCGGAGCAGCGAACCCGTCGTGCGGGCGGTGGCCGACACGGCCAGGACCTACGCCATCCCCCACGCCCACTTCGCGGACTTCATGGCCTCCATGCGGGACGACCTCACGGTCACGGACTACGCCACCTACGAGGACCTCAGGTCGTACATGCACGGATCCGCCGCCGTCATCGGCCTCCAGATGATGCCGGTGCTCGGCACCGTCGTGCCGGAGGAGGTGGCGGCGCCGCACGCCGCCGCGCTGGGGGTCGCGTTCCAGCTCACCAACTTCCTGCGCGATGTCGGCGAGGACCTCGACCGCGGACGGGTGTATCTGCCCGCCGACCTGCTCGCCGCGCACGGCGCGGACCGCGCGCTGCTGGAGTGGAGCCGCGCCACCGGCAGGCCGGACCCCAGGATCCGCGCCGCGCTCGAGGCCGCCGAGGACCTCACCCGGAGCGTCTACCGGGAGGCCCGGCCGGGCATCGACATGCTCGAACCGCGCGCCCGGCCCTGCATCCGGACGGCGTACACCCTGTACGGCGGGATCCTCGACGCCATCGCCGACGACGGCTACGCCGTGGTGCAACGGCGGTCGGTGGTGCCACACAGGCGCCGCGCCGCCGTGGCGCTGGGCGGGCTCGCCCGGATCCTCACGGCCCGTCTGCGCCCACAACCCCGGCGGTCACCGGAGCACCCCCTCACGTCGGGACCCGCGCACAGGTCGCCTTCCAACGGCCCTCGGAGGTAG
- a CDS encoding phytoene desaturase, with protein sequence MRTVPGRTDRVVVVGAGLSGLAAALHLLGSGRQVTVVERADRPGGRAGRARLGRYLLDTGPTVLTMPHLADEAFAAVGDSLADRVELVALHPAYRAQFADGSGLDVHTDGEAMAEEVRAFAGPAEAAGYRRLRQWLRSLYEAQMRRFIDTNFDSPLQLLHPDLARLAALRGFGRLDRQIGRYIKDPRLRRVFSFQSLYAGVPPSRALAAYAVIAYMDTVAGVYFPRGGMHALPVAMADAARDAGAEFRYGTEVTELALSAGRVTSVRLGDGERLPCDVVVLTPDLPVAYRLLGRTPRRPVRLTHSPSAVILHAGTRRTWPGLHHHTISFGHAWERTFEEITRTGRPMSDPSLLITRPTAHEPRLAPEGRHLHYVLAPCPNTTVGPSAAEWRSLGPRYRDSIVGELEKRGLDGFGDAVEHERLITPADWTAQGHAAGTPFSAAHTFAQTGPFRPRNLVAGVENAVLAGCGTTPGVGVPTVLVSGKLAASRISGQ encoded by the coding sequence ATGAGAACCGTCCCCGGTCGCACCGACCGCGTGGTCGTCGTCGGTGCCGGGCTGTCCGGCCTCGCCGCCGCGCTGCACCTGCTGGGCAGCGGCCGGCAGGTGACCGTGGTGGAGAGGGCGGACCGGCCCGGCGGCCGGGCGGGGCGGGCGCGGCTGGGCCGCTACCTCCTGGACACGGGTCCGACGGTGCTCACGATGCCGCACCTCGCCGACGAGGCGTTCGCCGCGGTGGGCGACTCGCTCGCGGACCGGGTCGAGCTCGTCGCCCTGCACCCCGCCTACCGGGCGCAGTTCGCCGACGGTTCGGGCCTCGACGTGCACACCGACGGCGAGGCGATGGCCGAGGAGGTCCGCGCGTTCGCCGGCCCGGCCGAGGCCGCCGGTTACCGCAGGCTGCGGCAGTGGCTGCGGTCCCTCTACGAAGCGCAGATGCGGCGGTTCATCGACACGAACTTCGACTCGCCCCTCCAGTTGCTGCACCCCGACCTGGCGCGGCTGGCCGCCCTGCGCGGCTTCGGCCGGCTGGACAGGCAGATCGGCCGGTACATCAAGGACCCCAGGCTGCGCAGAGTGTTCTCCTTCCAGTCGCTCTACGCCGGCGTGCCGCCCTCCCGGGCGCTCGCCGCCTATGCCGTCATCGCCTACATGGACACGGTCGCCGGCGTGTACTTCCCCAGGGGAGGCATGCACGCGCTGCCCGTGGCGATGGCGGACGCCGCCCGCGACGCCGGGGCCGAGTTCCGCTACGGCACCGAGGTCACGGAACTCGCCCTGTCCGCCGGGCGCGTCACCTCCGTGCGCCTCGGCGACGGCGAGCGGCTGCCCTGCGACGTCGTGGTCCTCACACCCGATCTGCCCGTCGCCTACCGCCTGTTGGGCCGCACGCCGCGCCGACCGGTACGACTGACGCACTCGCCCTCCGCGGTGATCCTCCACGCGGGCACGCGCCGCACCTGGCCCGGCCTGCACCACCACACCATCTCGTTCGGACACGCCTGGGAGCGGACGTTCGAAGAGATCACCCGCACGGGGCGGCCGATGAGCGACCCGTCGCTGCTCATCACCCGGCCCACTGCCCACGAGCCGCGGCTCGCGCCCGAGGGCCGGCATCTGCACTACGTGCTGGCGCCCTGCCCCAACACGACCGTCGGCCCGTCGGCGGCCGAGTGGCGTTCCCTGGGCCCTCGTTACCGCGACAGCATCGTCGGCGAGCTGGAGAAGCGCGGTCTGGACGGGTTCGGCGACGCCGTCGAGCACGAACGGCTGATCACCCCCGCCGACTGGACGGCACAGGGCCACGCGGCGGGGACACCGTTCTCCGCGGCCCACACGTTCGCGCAGACCGGCCCGTTCCGGCCGCGCAACCTGGTCGCCGGCGTCGAGAACGCCGTACTCGCAGGCTGCGGAACGACTCCGGGCGTCGGCGTACCCACCGTGCTCGTCAGCGGAAAGCTGGCGGCGTCCCGCATCAGCGGCCAGTGA
- a CDS encoding MSMEG_6728 family protein, whose product MQTFLPFPSFMESAAALDPRRLGKQRVEALQVLRGLTVPGYGWRRHPAVRMWAGYEEALVRYGLDICRAWTSEGHTDTCAATLLQDFRARHPDGAVRSQQQLVTDGDLPPWFGDPDFHRSHQSALVRKDPAFYRDRFPGVPDDLPYVWPKSDRDPELRRG is encoded by the coding sequence ATGCAGACTTTCCTCCCGTTCCCGAGCTTCATGGAATCCGCCGCGGCGCTGGACCCCAGGCGGCTGGGGAAACAGCGGGTCGAGGCACTGCAGGTGCTCCGTGGCCTGACCGTGCCCGGCTACGGCTGGCGCAGGCACCCGGCGGTCCGGATGTGGGCCGGTTACGAGGAGGCGCTCGTACGGTACGGGCTGGACATCTGCCGTGCGTGGACGAGCGAGGGACACACCGACACCTGCGCGGCGACCCTCCTCCAGGACTTCCGGGCCCGGCACCCGGACGGGGCCGTGCGGTCCCAGCAGCAGCTCGTGACGGACGGCGACCTCCCGCCCTGGTTCGGCGACCCGGACTTCCATCGCAGCCACCAGTCGGCTCTGGTGCGCAAGGACCCGGCGTTCTACCGGGACCGGTTCCCCGGGGTGCCGGACGATCTTCCCTACGTCTGGCCGAAGTCCGACCGCGACCCGGAACTGCGTCGCGGGTGA